A window of the Bradyrhizobium diazoefficiens genome harbors these coding sequences:
- the rlmB gene encoding 23S rRNA (guanosine(2251)-2'-O)-methyltransferase RlmB, with protein MKDRKFIPKGPRSGSKPFNRPGKSTRRPAWRERDSHADGPVILYGWHTVTMALANPQRRIRKLTLTENAAKRLADENIETRIAPEIVQPQEIDRLLSPDAVHQGLLAEADPLPSPDIETLAQEGMVLVLDQITDPHNVGAILRSAAAFAVKAIVTTARHSPEATGVLAKAASGALELVPVITVPNLARALNELNENGFQTVGLDSEGTEDLSDVALREPLALVLGAEGKGLRQLTRETCSVVARLDMPGEIKSLNVSNAAVLSLYVGASRLGLMKR; from the coding sequence ATGAAGGATCGAAAATTCATCCCCAAGGGTCCCCGAAGCGGGTCTAAGCCCTTCAACAGGCCCGGGAAATCGACCCGCCGTCCGGCCTGGCGCGAGCGCGATTCGCACGCTGACGGGCCCGTCATCCTCTATGGCTGGCACACCGTCACCATGGCGCTCGCCAACCCGCAGCGCCGGATCCGCAAGCTGACGCTGACCGAGAACGCCGCAAAGCGGCTCGCGGACGAAAACATCGAGACCCGGATCGCGCCCGAGATCGTCCAGCCGCAGGAGATCGACCGCCTGCTCTCGCCCGACGCGGTGCATCAGGGCCTGCTCGCCGAGGCCGATCCCCTGCCCTCACCTGACATCGAGACGTTGGCGCAAGAAGGCATGGTGCTGGTGCTCGACCAGATCACCGATCCGCACAATGTCGGCGCGATTCTGCGCTCGGCTGCGGCGTTCGCGGTGAAGGCGATCGTCACCACCGCGCGCCACAGTCCGGAAGCGACTGGCGTGCTCGCCAAAGCCGCCTCCGGCGCGCTTGAGCTGGTGCCTGTTATCACGGTGCCGAATCTCGCCCGCGCCCTGAACGAGCTGAACGAAAACGGCTTCCAGACCGTCGGCCTCGACAGCGAAGGCACCGAGGACCTCTCGGACGTCGCGCTGCGCGAGCCGCTCGCGCTGGTGCTGGGGGCCGAAGGCAAGGGTCTGCGTCAGCTGACGCGCGAGACCTGCAGCGTCGTGGCGCGGCTCGACATGCCCGGCGAGATCAAGAGCCTCAACGTCTCCAACGCCGCCGTGCTCTCGCTCTATGTCGGCGCGAGCCGGCTCGGCTTGATGAAGCGCTAA
- a CDS encoding MBL fold metallo-hydrolase, whose amino-acid sequence MNIDRRTFGRAALGAATLLATGTNSYGTKAATLDATPPARLPAAHRFALGDFTITALSDGYLNLGLELFPAASPAVAESLLARAFLPSSIPTSVNAYLVTRGDRHVLVDTGTASAMGPTLGHLPEALAAAGVRREEIDAVIVTHLHPDHANGLIGVDGKAAFPASEIVVAGAEFGFWHDDGIVSRAPDQMKPYFEIARKSLAPYRGKIRQIVGEVEIAPGITAVPAPGHTPGHLALRIGAGNANMLLFTDVIHASALQFAHPEWAIAFDVDQAAAVTTRKKMLEMASADRLLVAGMHLPFPGVGHVTREDGAYGYIPMPWPAL is encoded by the coding sequence ATGAACATCGACCGCCGAACCTTCGGCCGTGCCGCACTTGGCGCCGCCACCCTGCTCGCTACAGGGACCAACTCCTACGGCACGAAGGCCGCAACACTCGACGCGACGCCACCTGCGCGGCTACCCGCCGCCCATCGCTTCGCGCTCGGCGACTTCACGATCACGGCGCTCAGCGACGGTTACCTCAATCTCGGCCTCGAACTCTTTCCAGCCGCCAGTCCGGCTGTCGCCGAGTCGCTGCTGGCAAGAGCATTCCTGCCAAGTTCTATCCCTACATCCGTAAATGCCTACCTTGTCACGCGTGGCGACCGGCACGTCCTCGTCGATACGGGCACCGCATCGGCGATGGGACCGACGCTCGGCCATCTGCCGGAGGCGCTCGCCGCGGCCGGCGTCAGGCGGGAAGAGATCGACGCCGTCATCGTCACCCACCTGCATCCCGATCATGCCAACGGCTTGATCGGCGTGGACGGCAAAGCCGCCTTTCCCGCCTCTGAGATAGTGGTTGCGGGCGCCGAATTCGGCTTCTGGCATGACGACGGCATCGTGTCCCGGGCCCCCGATCAGATGAAGCCGTACTTCGAAATTGCGCGCAAATCACTCGCACCGTACCGCGGCAAGATCCGGCAGATCGTCGGCGAGGTCGAGATCGCACCTGGCATCACCGCGGTGCCGGCGCCCGGCCACACGCCGGGGCATCTTGCCCTGCGGATCGGCGCCGGCAACGCCAACATGCTGCTCTTTACAGACGTCATTCACGCATCCGCCTTGCAGTTCGCCCATCCGGAATGGGCGATCGCCTTCGATGTGGATCAGGCGGCCGCCGTCACCACACGCAAGAAGATGCTGGAGATGGCTTCGGCTGACAGGCTGCTCGTCGCCGGTATGCACCTGCCCTTCCCCGGCGTTGGTCACGTCACGCGCGAAGACGGCGCCTACGGCTACATTCCGATGCCGTGGCCGGCACTGTGA
- a CDS encoding LLM class flavin-dependent oxidoreductase, with protein MTAPLEFGLDTFGDVTKDATGAMLPHAQVIRNVVDEAVLADELGLDFIGLGEHHRADFAISSPETVLAATASRTKRIHLGSAVTVLSSDDPIRVFQRFATLDALSDGRAEVILGRGSFTESFPLFGFDLRKYEELFEEKLDLFAALLSQKPVSWEGKLRPPLKEQLVYPPVENGQLKTWIGVGGSPQSVVRAAHYDLPLMLAIIGGDPERFAPYVDLYHRAFKEFGRPAQPIGVHSPGYVAETDEQAREELWPDYKAMRDRIGRERGWPPMGRDEFVNEAEHGSLYVGSPQTVARKIAKTAKALGIARFQLKYSAGPLPHEKLMTSIELYGRKVVPMVREMVS; from the coding sequence ATGACCGCACCGCTCGAATTCGGACTGGATACCTTTGGCGACGTCACCAAGGACGCCACCGGCGCCATGCTTCCGCATGCGCAGGTGATCCGCAACGTCGTCGATGAGGCGGTGCTGGCCGACGAGCTTGGACTCGACTTCATCGGGCTCGGCGAGCATCACCGTGCCGATTTCGCGATCTCCTCGCCCGAAACCGTGCTCGCCGCGACCGCATCGCGCACCAAGCGCATTCATCTCGGCTCGGCCGTGACGGTGCTGAGCTCCGATGATCCCATTCGCGTGTTTCAGCGCTTCGCGACCTTGGATGCGCTCTCCGATGGCCGCGCCGAGGTGATCCTCGGCCGTGGCTCGTTCACGGAATCCTTTCCGCTGTTCGGTTTCGACCTGCGCAAATACGAAGAGCTGTTCGAGGAGAAGCTCGATCTGTTCGCCGCATTGCTGTCGCAGAAGCCGGTGAGCTGGGAAGGCAAGCTGCGCCCGCCACTGAAGGAGCAACTGGTCTATCCGCCGGTTGAGAATGGTCAGCTTAAAACCTGGATCGGTGTCGGCGGCAGCCCGCAATCCGTGGTGCGCGCCGCGCATTACGACCTGCCCCTGATGCTCGCCATCATCGGCGGCGATCCCGAACGTTTCGCGCCCTACGTCGATCTCTATCACCGCGCCTTCAAGGAGTTCGGCCGTCCCGCACAGCCGATCGGCGTGCACTCACCCGGCTATGTCGCCGAGACCGACGAACAGGCGCGCGAGGAGCTGTGGCCGGACTACAAGGCCATGCGCGACCGCATCGGCCGTGAGCGCGGCTGGCCGCCGATGGGCCGCGACGAATTCGTCAACGAGGCCGAGCACGGCTCGCTCTATGTCGGCTCGCCCCAGACGGTCGCGCGCAAGATCGCCAAGACCGCCAAGGCGCTTGGCATTGCGCGGTTTCAGCTGAAATATTCGGCGGGGCCGTTGCCGCACGAAAAGCTGATGACGAGCATCGAGCTCTACGGGCGGAAGGTGGTGCCGATGGTGCGGGAGATGGTGAGCTAG
- a CDS encoding ATP-dependent helicase, translating into MTTYLDTLNAEQRRAVEHGVADGATVGAPLLVIAGAGSGKTNTLAHRVAHLIVAGADPRRILLMTFSRRAAAEMAGRVERIARKVLGENNAAIMRDALTWAGTFHGIGARLLREYAERIGIDPAFTIHDREDSADLMNLVRHERGLSKTESRFPAKGTCLSIYSRCVNAEMEIEKVLGQHYPWCAGWAAELKGLFAAYVEAKQAQHVLDYDDLLLYWSQMMSDALIADEIGGRFDHVLVDEYQDTNRLQSSILLALKPDGRGLTVVGDDAQSIYSFRAATVRNILDFPQSFSPRAEMITLDRNYRSTQPVLAAANGVIGLARERFTKNLWTERTSAQKPQLVTVHNEADQARYIVEQVLANREQGALLKRQAVLFRTSSHSGPLEIELTRRNIPFVKFGGLKFLDAAHVKDVLALLRFAENPRDRVAGFRILHLLPGIGPATAQRVLDQMAESMDPLHALGQLPVPARTGADWTDFVRTVENLRYSEWPVDLERVRLWYEPHLDRIHEDSETRRADLMQLEQIASGYSSREKFLTELTLDPPDATSDKSGPPLRDEDYLILSTIHSAKGQEWKSVFVLNVVDGCMPSDLGAGTSAELEEERRLLYVAMTRAKDDLHLVVPQRFFVHGQAAKGDRHVYASRTRFIPEQLVYLFERTAWPKAAAAGARAASQGPKVDIGARMRGMWR; encoded by the coding sequence GTGACAACCTATCTGGACACGCTCAATGCGGAGCAGCGCCGCGCCGTAGAGCATGGCGTGGCCGATGGCGCGACCGTGGGCGCCCCCCTTCTCGTTATTGCCGGCGCCGGTTCCGGCAAGACCAATACGCTCGCCCACCGCGTCGCGCATCTGATCGTCGCCGGCGCCGATCCGCGCCGCATCCTACTGATGACGTTTTCGCGCCGCGCCGCCGCTGAGATGGCCGGCCGCGTCGAGCGCATCGCCCGAAAAGTCCTGGGCGAGAACAACGCCGCGATCATGCGCGACGCGCTCACCTGGGCCGGCACATTCCACGGCATCGGCGCGCGGCTGTTGCGCGAATATGCCGAGCGCATCGGCATCGATCCCGCCTTCACCATCCACGACCGCGAGGATTCCGCCGACCTGATGAATCTGGTCCGACACGAGCGCGGGTTGTCGAAGACGGAGAGCCGCTTTCCGGCCAAGGGCACGTGCCTGTCGATCTACTCGCGCTGCGTCAATGCCGAGATGGAGATCGAGAAGGTGCTCGGACAGCACTATCCCTGGTGCGCAGGCTGGGCCGCCGAGCTGAAGGGGCTGTTTGCCGCTTATGTCGAGGCCAAGCAGGCCCAGCACGTGCTCGATTACGACGACTTGCTGCTCTACTGGTCGCAGATGATGAGCGACGCGCTGATCGCCGACGAGATCGGCGGCCGCTTCGATCACGTGCTGGTCGACGAATACCAGGACACCAACCGCCTGCAATCCTCGATCCTGCTCGCGCTGAAGCCGGATGGACGCGGGCTCACAGTCGTCGGCGACGACGCGCAGTCGATCTATTCGTTCCGCGCCGCCACCGTGCGCAACATCCTGGACTTCCCGCAGAGTTTTTCGCCGCGCGCGGAAATGATCACGCTCGACCGCAACTATCGCTCGACCCAACCCGTACTGGCGGCGGCCAACGGCGTCATTGGCCTTGCCCGCGAGCGTTTCACAAAAAACCTCTGGACCGAGCGCACCTCCGCGCAAAAGCCGCAGCTCGTCACCGTGCACAATGAGGCCGACCAGGCGCGCTACATCGTCGAGCAGGTGCTGGCCAATCGCGAGCAAGGCGCGCTTCTCAAGCGCCAGGCAGTGCTGTTCCGGACGTCCTCGCATTCCGGCCCGCTCGAAATCGAGCTGACCCGCCGCAACATCCCCTTCGTGAAATTCGGCGGACTGAAATTCCTCGACGCCGCGCATGTCAAGGACGTGCTGGCGCTGCTGCGCTTTGCCGAGAACCCGCGCGACCGCGTCGCTGGTTTTCGCATCCTGCATCTGCTGCCGGGCATCGGTCCCGCCACCGCGCAGCGCGTGCTCGACCAGATGGCCGAGAGCATGGACCCGCTGCACGCGCTCGGTCAGCTTCCGGTGCCGGCGCGCACCGGTGCGGACTGGACCGATTTCGTCCGCACCGTCGAAAACCTGCGCTACTCGGAATGGCCTGTAGATCTCGAGCGCGTGCGGTTGTGGTATGAACCGCACCTCGACCGCATCCACGAAGATTCCGAGACGCGCCGCGCCGATCTGATGCAGCTCGAGCAGATCGCGAGCGGCTATTCATCGCGCGAAAAATTCTTGACCGAGCTCACGCTCGATCCGCCGGATGCGACAAGTGACAAATCAGGCCCGCCCTTGCGCGACGAGGATTATCTGATCCTCTCCACCATCCATTCCGCCAAGGGCCAGGAGTGGAAATCGGTGTTCGTGCTCAATGTGGTCGACGGCTGCATGCCGTCCGACCTCGGCGCCGGCACCAGTGCCGAGCTCGAGGAGGAGCGCCGCCTGCTCTATGTCGCAATGACGCGCGCCAAGGACGATCTGCACCTCGTGGTGCCGCAACGCTTCTTCGTCCATGGCCAGGCCGCCAAGGGCGACCGCCACGTCTACGCCTCGCGCACCCGCTTCATCCCGGAGCAGTTGGTCTATCTGTTCGAACGTACCGCCTGGCCGAAGGCCGCCGCGGCCGGTGCGCGCGCCGCATCACAGGGCCCGAAGGTCGACATCGGCGCACGGATGCGGGGGATGTGGCGGTAG
- a CDS encoding TMEM175 family protein has translation MTELKPEQFEMRRLESLSNTIFGVAMTLLAYDLPKAGVFTNAPDWSDLAQAYSGKLAGFALSFIIAGLFWISHHRRLARQPMGSRGAVILNLFFLLSIVLLPVTNGLYTNYAMSSAVAVLYGLHLTAIAGLNAWLWWTILGGWRRETMASLFPLLVFVPGTIVAGFAPHVAPFLWFIAFGGLLIRRFHGAGAETEV, from the coding sequence ATGACCGAGCTCAAGCCCGAACAATTCGAAATGCGGCGGCTGGAGTCGCTCAGCAACACCATATTTGGTGTCGCCATGACCTTGCTCGCCTACGACCTGCCGAAGGCGGGGGTGTTCACCAACGCGCCGGACTGGAGCGATCTGGCCCAGGCCTATTCCGGCAAGCTTGCGGGCTTTGCGCTCAGTTTCATCATCGCCGGCCTGTTCTGGATCAGCCATCACCGCCGGCTCGCGCGCCAGCCGATGGGCAGCCGCGGCGCGGTGATCCTCAATCTGTTCTTCCTGCTCTCGATCGTGCTGCTGCCGGTGACCAACGGCCTTTACACCAACTACGCCATGAGCAGCGCCGTCGCCGTGCTTTACGGCCTGCACCTCACCGCGATCGCTGGCCTCAATGCTTGGCTTTGGTGGACGATCCTTGGCGGCTGGCGCCGGGAGACCATGGCCTCGCTGTTTCCGTTGCTCGTGTTTGTGCCGGGCACGATCGTTGCGGGGTTCGCGCCGCATGTCGCGCCCTTCCTGTGGTTCATCGCCTTCGGCGGACTTCTGATCCGGCGCTTCCATGGGGCCGGCGCCGAGACCGAAGTGTGA
- a CDS encoding YciI family protein, which produces MLYAILAYHVEDEVLAWSPAEDAAVVAKVIEVQAPLRASGHLGPAARLDDTQKARTLRGPGPGIVLDGPFAETKEQLLGFHLVEYDTEDEAIAAARLLRQVNPSAVYEIRPVKLYVPADGFGATPSKG; this is translated from the coding sequence ATGCTTTACGCGATCCTGGCTTACCATGTGGAAGACGAGGTTTTGGCGTGGTCGCCGGCGGAGGACGCCGCGGTCGTCGCCAAGGTCATCGAGGTTCAGGCGCCCTTGAGGGCAAGCGGACACCTTGGGCCGGCCGCCCGTCTGGATGACACCCAAAAGGCCCGCACCTTGCGTGGCCCCGGCCCCGGGATCGTGCTGGATGGCCCGTTCGCAGAAACCAAGGAGCAGCTTCTGGGCTTCCACCTCGTCGAATACGACACCGAAGATGAGGCGATCGCGGCGGCGCGGTTGCTGCGCCAGGTCAATCCCAGTGCGGTCTACGAAATCCGTCCGGTCAAGCTTTACGTGCCCGCCGATGGGTTCGGCGCGACGCCCTCGAAAGGATGA
- a CDS encoding substrate-binding periplasmic protein, whose amino-acid sequence MWRIVVVCLSLFAAGSSSAQSVIRLARIADIPDQYVGGEMLRAVYAKLNIKLEFEDVPGKRALALSSAGEVDGEIQRIGTLSREYPTLLQVTPAINYIEPAVFATKLHFDVDGWNSIKDYSIGIVRGVGSSEAGTRGMDRVTATTSLENMIRMLDADRFDVIVTDLFSGLVAVRKLNLQARIYPLSPPLERIRIFHYLHERHRDLVPKVGQVIEQMEASGELAALREVLVKQVLSAP is encoded by the coding sequence ATGTGGCGGATAGTTGTCGTCTGCCTGTCGCTGTTCGCAGCCGGCTCGTCCTCCGCACAGTCGGTGATCCGGCTGGCGCGGATCGCCGACATCCCCGATCAATATGTCGGCGGGGAGATGCTGCGGGCCGTCTACGCCAAGCTGAACATCAAGCTCGAATTCGAGGACGTCCCAGGCAAGCGCGCGCTGGCCCTGTCGAGCGCCGGCGAGGTCGATGGTGAAATCCAGCGGATCGGAACGCTGTCGCGCGAATACCCGACACTGCTGCAGGTGACGCCGGCGATCAACTACATCGAACCCGCGGTGTTCGCGACCAAACTCCATTTCGACGTGGACGGCTGGAATTCGATCAAGGACTACAGCATTGGCATCGTCCGCGGCGTCGGCTCGTCGGAAGCCGGCACGCGCGGCATGGACCGCGTCACGGCGACCACGAGCCTCGAGAACATGATCAGGATGCTCGATGCCGATCGTTTCGACGTGATAGTCACCGACCTCTTCAGCGGGCTGGTCGCTGTTCGCAAGCTCAATCTACAGGCCAGGATATATCCGCTCTCCCCGCCACTCGAGCGCATTCGCATCTTCCACTACCTGCACGAACGCCACCGCGATCTCGTGCCGAAAGTTGGACAGGTGATCGAGCAGATGGAGGCGAGCGGCGAGCTGGCGGCGCTGCGCGAGGTCCTCGTCAAGCAGGTTCTAAGCGCCCCCTGA
- a CDS encoding ATP-binding protein gives MGNAGDKNPDRGRAVAPAAAKQDLNGIGTAFTSPMLAALPSRIFNWSRSGIGPRLLAAVLLFSSIVTLTLTALQLYLDYDREVGVIETRLEEVGRSTTGSLSESLWNLDQNQLKLQLDGILRLPSMRAAEVREIADRPNPIRVAVGERSSRSVVTRDYPLTTTVQGTARAIGVLHVEATLSDVYQQLLNRALVILASQAAKTFIVSLFIIYMVHILVTRHLVAIADFVSKYSPARPPPPLHLQRRPPYDPDELDKVIDAFNAMCANLGRAYGELREANANLERDLKIRRRAEEDARASEQRFRDYAETASDWFWETGPDHVFTYISDRAGAFGMDREALIGKRRPDAAIDQDAEVQKWRDHMATLDRHEPFRKFEYRGRDSAGRLHYFSVNGQPVFAEDGRFMGYRGSATDLTSQHETEERLRQSQKMDAIGQLTGGVAHDFNNVLTVITGTIEIIQEGLADKPQLAAIAQLIDDAASRGAEITSQLLTFARRQPLEPREIDVNGLVVETAKLLRPILGEHVDIVTRLADDAWLAMADPSQLSSAIVNLAVNARDAMPDGGRLTLETANRELDSTGNGDGDAGSYVMVAVADTGHGIPADIRDRVFEPFFTTKGLGRGTGLGLSMVYGFAKQTGGTVAIESEEGRGTVMRLFLPRSAGESVARTGPVAAPAPARGHETILVVEDDPLVQGYVIAQLGSLGYRTLTASDGATALALVDQGASFDLLFTDIIMPGGMNGRELAEAVRLRRPGVRVLYTSGYTDNTIVHEGHLDPGVALLRKPYRKADLSQKIREMLAGERPL, from the coding sequence ATGGGCAATGCAGGTGACAAGAATCCCGATCGCGGCCGCGCTGTTGCGCCGGCGGCTGCGAAGCAGGATTTGAACGGCATCGGAACCGCGTTCACGTCACCGATGCTCGCGGCACTACCGTCGCGGATCTTCAACTGGTCGCGGAGCGGCATCGGGCCCCGCCTGCTTGCCGCAGTGCTGCTGTTCTCCTCGATCGTGACGCTGACACTGACCGCGCTCCAGCTCTATCTGGACTATGATCGTGAAGTCGGCGTGATCGAGACGCGGCTCGAGGAGGTCGGCCGCAGCACTACCGGCAGCCTCAGCGAGAGCCTGTGGAATCTCGACCAGAACCAGCTCAAGCTCCAGCTCGACGGTATCCTGCGGCTGCCCAGCATGCGCGCCGCCGAAGTCCGTGAGATTGCCGATCGCCCCAATCCTATTCGTGTCGCCGTCGGGGAGCGAAGCAGCCGCTCGGTCGTGACGCGCGACTATCCCCTGACCACCACCGTGCAGGGGACCGCGCGCGCGATCGGCGTGCTCCATGTCGAGGCGACGCTGAGCGATGTCTATCAGCAATTGCTGAACCGGGCCCTCGTCATCCTGGCAAGCCAGGCGGCAAAGACGTTCATCGTCTCGCTGTTCATCATCTACATGGTCCACATTCTGGTGACGCGGCATCTGGTTGCGATTGCCGATTTCGTCAGCAAGTACAGCCCGGCGCGGCCGCCGCCGCCGTTGCACCTGCAGCGACGGCCTCCTTACGATCCCGACGAGCTGGACAAGGTGATCGATGCGTTCAACGCCATGTGCGCCAATCTCGGCCGTGCCTATGGCGAGCTGCGCGAGGCCAATGCGAATCTCGAACGTGATCTGAAGATCCGCCGGCGCGCCGAAGAGGATGCGCGCGCGAGCGAGCAGCGCTTTCGCGACTATGCCGAGACTGCATCCGACTGGTTCTGGGAAACCGGGCCGGATCATGTGTTCACCTACATATCGGACCGGGCCGGCGCGTTCGGCATGGATCGCGAGGCCCTGATCGGCAAGCGACGTCCGGATGCCGCCATTGATCAAGACGCCGAAGTGCAGAAATGGCGCGATCACATGGCGACGCTGGATCGCCATGAGCCGTTCCGGAAGTTCGAGTATCGCGGCCGCGATAGCGCCGGGCGCTTGCACTATTTCAGTGTCAACGGTCAGCCCGTGTTCGCCGAGGACGGGCGTTTCATGGGCTATCGCGGCTCCGCCACCGATCTCACGTCGCAGCACGAGACCGAGGAGCGGCTTCGCCAATCCCAGAAGATGGATGCGATCGGCCAGCTCACTGGCGGCGTCGCGCACGACTTCAACAACGTGCTCACCGTCATCACCGGCACCATCGAGATCATTCAGGAGGGGCTTGCTGACAAGCCACAGCTCGCCGCGATCGCCCAGCTCATCGACGATGCGGCCTCGCGCGGCGCCGAGATCACGTCTCAGCTCCTGACCTTTGCGCGGCGCCAGCCACTGGAGCCGCGCGAGATCGACGTCAATGGTCTCGTGGTCGAGACGGCGAAGCTGTTGCGGCCGATCCTCGGCGAGCATGTCGATATCGTGACCCGGCTGGCGGACGATGCGTGGCTGGCGATGGCGGATCCGTCGCAGCTGTCGTCGGCGATCGTCAATCTCGCCGTCAACGCGCGCGATGCGATGCCGGATGGCGGCAGGCTTACGCTCGAGACGGCAAACCGGGAGCTCGACAGCACCGGCAACGGTGACGGCGATGCCGGCTCCTACGTCATGGTCGCCGTGGCCGACACCGGCCACGGCATCCCGGCCGACATCCGCGACCGCGTGTTCGAGCCGTTCTTCACCACCAAGGGGCTCGGCCGCGGCACCGGACTTGGTCTGAGCATGGTCTACGGCTTCGCCAAGCAGACCGGCGGCACCGTCGCGATCGAGAGCGAGGAGGGTCGCGGCACGGTGATGCGGCTGTTCCTGCCGAGATCAGCGGGCGAGTCTGTGGCGAGGACCGGGCCGGTGGCGGCGCCCGCGCCGGCGCGCGGGCACGAGACCATCCTCGTGGTCGAGGACGATCCGCTCGTGCAGGGCTATGTCATCGCCCAGCTCGGCAGCCTCGGCTATCGCACGCTGACTGCCAGCGATGGCGCAACCGCGCTTGCGCTGGTCGACCAGGGGGCGAGCTTCGATCTCCTGTTCACCGACATCATCATGCCCGGCGGCATGAACGGGCGGGAATTGGCGGAAGCGGTCCGCCTCCGCCGGCCGGGCGTGCGGGTGCTCTACACATCCGGCTATACCGACAACACCATCGTCCACGAGGGACATCTCGATCCCGGCGTGGCCCTGCTTCGGAAGCCGTATCGGAAGGCTGACCTGTCTCAGAAGATTCGAGAGATGCTTGCGGGCGAGAGACCGCTCTGA
- a CDS encoding Gfo/Idh/MocA family protein yields MTKPKLRIGLIGSGFMGKTHAFGYSIAARVFDLPFELELHTIADISDEAAAKAASALGFARATSDWPSLVADPGIDVVNITTPNALHKKMALAAIAGGKHVYCEKPLAPLAIDSREMADAAEAAGVKTQVGFNYLCNPMLGLAREMIAAGELGEIRGYRGVHAEDYMADSAGPFTFRHDPTGGGALADIGSHALATAEFLLGPAAGPITRVMGDCVTMIEERPDGKGGRRRVEVDDVGRAFLRFANGASGSIEGNWIATGRKMQHDFEVYGTRGALAFSQERFNELHFFSTDDRRDRQGFRRIEAGPDHRPYGLFCVAPGHQLGFNDLKAIEAAGYLDAIAGRRPEPFNFRAGLRIQTLVETIHASSRAGTWKDVP; encoded by the coding sequence ATGACTAAACCGAAGCTTCGCATCGGCCTCATCGGTAGCGGATTCATGGGGAAGACTCACGCTTTCGGTTACTCCATCGCTGCGCGTGTCTTCGACCTCCCCTTCGAGCTGGAACTGCATACGATCGCGGATATTAGCGACGAGGCGGCCGCGAAAGCAGCCTCGGCACTGGGCTTCGCGCGCGCGACCTCGGACTGGCCGTCACTCGTGGCGGACCCAGGTATCGACGTCGTGAACATCACCACGCCCAACGCGCTCCACAAGAAAATGGCCTTGGCCGCGATTGCCGGGGGCAAACATGTGTATTGCGAAAAGCCGCTGGCGCCGCTTGCGATCGACTCCCGCGAAATGGCTGACGCCGCTGAAGCGGCCGGAGTCAAGACGCAAGTCGGTTTCAACTACCTGTGCAACCCTATGCTGGGCCTCGCGCGCGAAATGATCGCCGCCGGAGAGCTCGGCGAGATACGCGGCTACCGCGGAGTCCACGCCGAAGACTACATGGCAGATAGCGCTGGGCCGTTCACCTTCCGGCATGATCCGACTGGCGGCGGCGCACTAGCCGACATTGGCAGTCACGCGTTGGCAACAGCCGAATTCTTATTGGGTCCAGCCGCTGGACCGATCACCCGGGTCATGGGCGATTGCGTCACGATGATTGAGGAGCGTCCCGATGGTAAAGGCGGCCGGAGGCGCGTCGAAGTCGACGATGTCGGCCGAGCTTTCCTCCGTTTCGCGAACGGCGCCTCCGGCTCGATCGAAGGGAATTGGATTGCGACAGGGCGGAAGATGCAACACGACTTCGAGGTCTATGGAACAAGGGGTGCCCTCGCCTTTAGCCAGGAACGATTCAACGAGCTGCATTTCTTCTCGACCGATGACCGCCGTGACCGTCAGGGATTCCGCCGGATCGAAGCAGGCCCGGACCATCGACCATACGGCCTGTTCTGCGTTGCGCCTGGCCACCAGCTTGGCTTCAACGACCTAAAGGCGATCGAAGCCGCGGGCTACCTTGACGCTATCGCTGGACGTCGGCCGGAGCCATTCAACTTCCGCGCTGGCCTGCGCATCCAAACACTCGTCGAGACGATTCACGCCTCGAGTCGCGCTGGAACATGGAAGGACGTTCCTTGA